The nucleotide window TTCTCCAGCCAGATCATACAGCATGGCAACAAGTCAAGAAAACACCCTCCAAGTGTTTCTGTTTACTGGGAATAACTACAGCCTGGCCTCCCTTATCAGCATTGTAGCACCACTTAATTCATATTGCTAAAGCCCAGAGATGACTCAGAGCCCACAGCACAGGATCCTGTTGCTGTTAATTACCATTAACCATAATAGCAGCTCATCCCCAGCTGTTGGGACACAGGGACTCACTGCACAGGTTTGAGGCCTGCTCCCGTTGGCTCTTAATGAACACGTTTGCcatggctgtccctgcccatcctgGGGATCACTCACTGGCTTGCCAGGGACAGAACTGCCCAGACAGTGATAGTTGCAAACAGTGAATCAAAACATGGTTTATTTTCTCATGCTCTCCTTTCTGGTTTATGTTCCTTAGTAAGGGAGAGAAGCGATGGGAAAGAATCTGATTTCCAAAAGCTGGGAGCACAGCATGCAGTTGTCCTGTTGTACATGCTGAGGCCAACAGCATTTATTGAGTaaggttctgctgcagcatGGTTGTCACTGCAGGCCCCAGAcaggtaataattagcattgactccatgattctcAGGAAGCTGATCAATCACTATTATTCTatacttattaagaaacccatcaCCCTTACAGACAGTCACGATACAGGTGGACACAATTGGGCCTtgaatccaaacaccatcaccattggCCAATTTAAGAAACCACCCTTTGGTAAAAAAgttccataacacattccacatgttcacaacagcagtgcagcaagtgaagataaggaTTGTTTataattcttttctctgatcttctcccagccttccccaggacaatgcctgggaaaggctgtgcctgctctctgtggccagagagctgcagccacacGTGGTCAGGAAAGGGGTGAAGGGAGGGAGCTGAAATTCTCCCCACCTCTCTGAAATCCCATCACGCTACTGTCAGCATTGCCTAAcctgctgcctctgtgctgtgtttgTTTGCTAGCAAAAATCCTGTGGGAAAGGGCTCTTCAACCTCACCTGCAGCCACCTCAACCTTGTGGAGAAGGAGTACTTTGGGCTGGAGTttcacagccaggctgggaaccAGGTGAgtgcagcccctggagctgccatTGCCTGCATGGCTGAGGATTGTTAGCACTTCCTGGAAAttccaaacagaaaattaaatagaaagTTTTGCCATGATGGCagaaaaaccctgaaaattGGAGTTGGGAGGGGAGCCACAAGCCCCAGTGCTATCTACAGCTCATGGTCTATCCATAGCCATCCGTgtggcactgcccagcaggACACTTGTCACAGCAGCCAAGCTGGTCAACATTTTCATGCTGCATTCTACCATGCTGTTGCTGCTTTTATTCCCCATCTCTTGTGCTGTTTATTTACCCAGCTCTTCTTTGCCTTATTTCAGGTCTGGTTGGAACCACTAAAACCCATAACAAAGCAAGTCAAAAGTAAGTATTTCAAGAATAGAATTGTTATAAATCATTACCAGTGACAGTCTAGCACAGACACATTCATGCAGTGCTGTTGCTGGGGGACAGGATCTCTGGCTCACTTAACCAGGCTCATTTTAGAGGGTGTGGCTGGGCAGGATTGTTTGCAAGGACACCTCAATCCATacaaaatcccatggaaataCCACTGCTTTTGCAATCTGGTATCTGCACCATTTTAGGCTGGAGCTGTTAATAATCTGACAGCTTggcaggggagcagggctggctgagtGGCCGTGCTGGCAGTGGGACAGGCACTGCTCCTGCGTGCCCtccttttccctttgcagctcaGAGTGGCCCAGGCACCTGTGTGAGGCAGGGTCCCCCCTCTGCCCCACAGACCCTGCAACTCCTCGCCAGCCCCACGGAGATGCTGCAGAGCCTGACCTGAATTCAGGCCCACCTCCTCTGCCAGGCCATGACCCATGTTAACACAGTGCTGCTTTCAGCACAGGCCTTTCTATCCCAGAATATTTCCCCCAAGTACAGGGAGGTGACTGAGAGCCTGGGGCCATGACCCCAGTCTTTGCCATGGGGAGGCTGCAGAATGGTGTTTGCATGAATTTCCCTGAAAGAGGAAAGCCTGATAAGGAGCCTTCCCTTTCTGGGTGCACCTCAAATTGAATTGTTGCAGGCACCTATTTCCTTTACCAAGTGCCTTCTGGCCTGTCCTCTGAGCCATCCCAGGGTGTTCTGTGACAATCAGCGCTCACCTAATTGCTTCCCTCCCTCCACACATTCTGCCTTGGGCTTAGCTGCTTGTTCTCACTCATCCCACAAAAAAGCTTTTGCCCAAGAAGCCTCCTATGGAGTTGTTGTATCCCAAGTGCTTGGAGGGCTGAGTTTAACACAGCCCCAGCGATGCCAATTACACCAAGGCTCTGGCCATGCTCCCTGGCACCATTTCATGGAATCCCCCTCTGTCACCCTGTTCTTTTGACAGTTTTAAAGTTCTAAAAGTTTTTTATGCCTTCTgatgcttacatatttctactgaattttctcacactgttcatgtaaataatgattgttttgtatttttctttgtgggtggaattgatggactgttggtttgactaGTGTAGTTGGAGAAGTGGCAATTttaccctccaatccactgtcacttttgctattttatatatagtggagtcagaaaataaaatcctctcttttagttctttttttccttcttttgcatCTAGTGTCCATGTGTGAGTTATTTCGTGTAGTAGTGTGACATCCCTCCAACGGGGATTTTTGCAGTTTAAAGAATTTCTGggacatttttctctttcatattCTTTAGATATCCAAATCTCTATTTGGATATTTGGGAGAATATTGGCAATATCGGGGGCCTGGGTAGGCTGGTTTGGGGAAGCAGGCTGTAGTCCCTGATTTGTAAGGGTGCAGATAATTTACTCTGTAAGGAGGCAGCATGTGTGAAGAGAGTTGTAAATGTTCTCAATAGACATGTAAAAGAAAACTTATGAAGATGTTGTGTTTTAAGATCCTAAGGAGGTTCTTTTCAAATTTATGGTGAAATTTTTCCCAGTGGACCCCGGCCACCTGAGAGAAGAACTGACCAGGTACAGTGCTTGTTTTATTACTTTCTTGCcacacagtgctgtgtttttgCAGTGTGTTAATTCTTTATCTTCATCCACCCCAGCCTGTCTGTGTGCAGCAGTTATCCTAAGTATCCTAAGTATTACGCTTTACAGAACAAAACCagagaatatattttcttgatcctctgtttttaaacacaatCCACTTGAAGGATCAGCTGTCTTACAAGGCTGCAATTTGTTTACTGCCAAACACTTTAGCAGTTGGGCACAGAGTCTGACTGCTCAGTCTAGCTCCTGCCTCAAGCAGCATTCTGAGAGAACaactttagttttatttttaaaaatgacattGTTAGCTTTTACAATTTTAGAGAAAGCATTGCAAACGGTGACTAAGAACAATACCAAGACAGTGCTTCAAGAGAGGCAAATGCCCAAGTCATGCTCAAGAGAGGCAAATGCCCTCCAAAACAGAAAGGAATGTTAATTTTGAAATCTCCTAATGAACATTCCAATGACAGGGATGTACTGGTCATACTGGTGCCCAGCTGCAGCCTTCTGCAGGGGCTGCGCGCTCATCCTGTGACCCTGCGGATGGGCATCCTTGGGATGAGAGATGGGAGCAGCACGGGCCTgagggctcagcccagctccccccagGACATGCTCCTGTCCCCGGCACAGGTACCTCTTCACCCTGCAGATCAAGAAGGACCTGGCACAGGGGCGGCTGCCCTGCAGCGACAAGAGCGCGGCGCTGCTCGTCTCGCACCTGCTGCAGTGTAAGGGCAAGCGAGCCCGCGGGGCCAGCGCCCATCCCCGCACGGACGGGCTTTGgctgagcagccagggctcccccTGGCCCCCTCACACCTAACCCCTGCTCTCCCGTGTCCCAAAGCCGAGCTGGGCGACTTCCACGAGGAGACAGACCAGCAGCACCTGGCCACGCACAGGTACCTGCCCAACCAGGAGTACCTGGACAACAAGATCCTGCACTACCACCGCAGGCACAGGTACGGGCTGCGCGCCTCGCTCCCCGATGGAGCTCTGCCGACGCGGTGTTCCCATCCCGGGCAGGGCGGCGGCGGGGTGGCTGTGACGCCAGCCTGTGCACCTGCAAAACGGCTTTTTTCCAATCCCATTTCGGCATCTCCCCTCTCGCTCCTGTCTCTCCCTGCGCGTTTGTGTCTGCAGGGGGAAGACGCCGGCCGAGTCGGACGCCCAGCTGCTGGACGTGGCCAGGAGGCTGGAGATGTACGGGATCCGCCCGCACCCCGCCAGCGACGGCGAGGGGACACAGATCAACCTGGCCGTGACACACATGGGCGTGCTGGTGCTGCGGGTGAGCCCGGGGCTCGGGGATGGCCTCTGCAGCTGGAGGTGACCCTCCTCCCTTTGAGCGCCCCAAACTCTCCCAAATCCTGCTCAGGCGTGTGTTCACAGGCCGCGGGGATGAAGGGGATGCTGTGGGATTCAGCCCCTGTGTGCCACCGAACGTGGCCCAGCTCGGCTGGCCCTTGTCCCACGAGCGTGGTGGCCGTGTGAGCAGCACAGGTTCCACGGCTCTGTCACATGTGCTCACCGTGTAATCTTCCAGCGAAAATAGCCCCCCACGTCTGTGCAATTACATAACGCTGTAATCACGGCCGAGCTGCACGGTAAATACAGACTTGCTCTCAGCCAGCGTGAAGCAGCGCTCCACTCCCACACCCGCTGATTTCAACCTGGGAACATCTTgtcacagcaaaaaaaaccaaaaaaaaaaacaaaaaaaaagccaaacccaaacATAAAACCTAGCTGTGGGTCTGCTGTTGGTAATTAGTGCTGCCAGACCTGGTTATTTATTCAGAGCCATAAACACTCCTCACTCATGATTAGGGCATCTGTGAGCCCATTAAAATCTGGGCTCTCGCAGAAAGCTGAGAGGGTTCTGGTGCCACAGAGTGCAGTAACACGATTTTTCCTGGTTCTGCCATGTGGCTGCATCTTTCCTTGTGCAAAAATGATAACAGAGTAATGTGTGCTTCCAGCCTGCTTAAACCCGGTCTAAAGGTGTGGGGGTGAGCTGAGCACTGCTACACTTCCCAGCAAAAGAGGGGAGAATATTATTTCTTTGGGGCACTGATTCTGCCTTAACTCACATGATATTCGAGCTGGCACAGATAGGACTCCCTGCCTCAACCTCTCTGAGGCTTGTCTGGGGAACCTGGACTTTTGCAAAGAGCTTCAGCAGGCAGAGTTAAGCCCTGAACCTCAATTTCTACTTGCAGAACCAACTGATGCAGTCAAACACCAAACCCAGCACCCTTTCCCCAGACCTCAGCAGCTCCAAGAGCTGCATTGGCGTCTGGTGCAGTGTCCTGTGAGCTCAGGCTGTGGCCCACTGCATTCTGTATTTACAGGTTGCCCTATCCAGCTGTAATTGCTGTGTTTGTCCTTGCAGGGCAATACAAAGATCAACACCTTCAACTGGTCCAAAATTCGCAAACTGAGTTTCAAGAGGAAGCATTTTCTCATCAAGCTCCATGCAAACATCTCTGTAAGTACCACgccacaggcagctgctgggctcaggAGCAGACAGCTGTGGATGGAAGGTCAGCCACACAAAGTCCCCAGTTTTGAGTAAATCCATTCCTGCTGCTCATGATGGTGCTCCTTCTTGAGGGCGACATGTGCTACTCCTGTGTCCCCAGTGAAGTGACAGAGCACTGCCTGGAGCCACTGACAGCCCATATGACCCTTGGGGGATCAGAGGGCAAATGGCAGAGCTTGTCCCATGCTCCTGACCCGGGCTGTCCTGTCTCTGGCACACAGGCACTGTGCAAGGACACGCTGGAGTTCACTATGGCCAGCCGGGACACCTGCAAGGCCTTCTGGAAGACGTGTGTGGAGTACCACGCCTTCTTCAGACTCTCTGAAGAGCCCAAGTCAAAGCCCAAAGCCCTTCTGTGCAGCAAAGGATCCAGCTTCCGCTACAGGTAAATCCCATGGGGAAACACAaactgctggggctgggaagggcctGGGGATGGCTCAGAGCCTCCCTTTTATGTCAGCCCTGTCTGAATCCAAGGGGGTGATCCAGTGACTTCTCCTGGAAAGACCccctgctgcatcccctcaAATGGGGCACAAggcctgcccagagctggggctgatggtGCGGCTGACATTTCTCCCTCCATGCTGCAGTGGGAGGACTCAGcggcagctgctggagcacgGGAGGAAGGCCAAGATGAAGAGCCTGCCCTTCGAGAGGTACCAGGGCATGGAGGGAGGGGGTGCCTGAGGGGACTGGGCCCTCCTGGCCATACAGACGTGCTCTCGTTCTGCAGGAAACACTACACATCCCGCTACGATGAGAGGCAGTGCCGCTCCTCCCCAGACCTCCTGACGGATGTATCAAAGCAGGTAAGTCCCcatggcaccagcagcagttctgtgccaggctcttgGCATTGCTGCCCCAGCTGAGGAGCTCGGCTGGAGGCCAAGCCCGATGCTCAGCTCTGGGGGCTCCCTTCCCACCTGGCACCCACCCCTCTGCCCTGCGCAGGTGGAGGAGCTGCGCCTGGCCTACGGCAGCCGGGGCTCGTACCACGCCAACGGAGTGCACGGCTCCGAGCCCACCCTGGACAGCCGGCGCCGCAGCTCCACCGTGGAGGTGACGTTCGCCGCCGAGCTGGAGCGCTCCAAGCCCGAAGCATCCCCCACCTTCCTGCCCCACTCCAAAAGCTCGTCTGCCTTCCCCCTCCTCTATGCCGAGCTGGAGATGGAGCGGGCCTGGGAGCCCATCGACCTCTTCGGAGCCAGGAATCCCTTGACATCCTTTCGGCCCCACCAGTTTGCTGGGAACAGTAAAAGCACCTCTGTGGGCAACATGCGGGAAGTGAGCGCCCGGCAGCTGGTGTACATGGAtgtgccctgtcccctgcccgTGGTGGCCCCGGCCCCCCCTGTGCTCTGTCTGGACAGGGCACTGCAGTCCCCATGCCCTGCACTGGCCCTGGGCGAggacacagcaggagcagctggtgcAAGTGGCCCTGTGGCAGCAAAACCCCCCCGGCAGAGCCCGAGCGGGACCCGGGCCGGGCAGTTCCACGGTGaggctgcaggcacagccatGGGCATGAGCGTGGCGGGGGAGAACAGGTCACTGGCTCGCTCCTTCGATTACGGCCTTCAGGAGCAGCCTCCCAAGCGGTCTTGGAGCCAGTCGGACATGAAAACCATCCGCTTCCCCTACGGCTCCGAGTTCAGGCCCCTGGGGCCgtgccctgccctgagcagccgCAAAGGGGGGGTTTTCTGGCACGTCCCAGCCCAGcgtgggctggctccggggccGCGGCGCTCCACCGAGCgctacctgggcagcagcaccGAGTCCAGCGACTCCGACTCCGACCTGCTGGCCGCCGACTACTGCTCCCTGTACGGCCGCGTGCTGCGCTCACCCATGGCCCGCGTGCGGCTCTCCTCGGGCAGCCTCCAGctggatgaggaggatgaggaggtgTCCTTTGCCACCAGCGCTGCTGAAGAGAGGATTTCCAGAGGGGCCTCCAAATATTTCACCTAGGTGCCTGACACCGGCCAGAGGGAGCGGAGGTGGCTGGTGCTGACCCGGGGTCAAAGGATGGTGACACTCTTGGCTTTTAGGTCTGCTTACAGCTTATGAAACATTGATGGGATCGTGTTGTGTGAGTGCTCTTAGCTATAGAGGATGTCTTAATGAACATCAGGGTGTGTTCAGAAGTATTCAACCCCTGCACACTTGGAAGCTCCCCCCACTTGAGGGGGGTTCTTGCTTCAGCCAGGTGCGAGGTATCTCCTAAAGCCCTGCTAAGCCCCTATGCCCTGCCCAAGCTGATGCTtggagctcagctgctggagtCTTCATtgagggggagggaaaaaaaataaaaagagactTCTCACAGAGTAgtttcagctgctgcttttccgAGCTGCAGGGTGGCACACTGGAGGGGAAAGGGTGTTTCAGGCCCCTTTGGAAAGGAGCAAGATCTTCATGGGAGGTTGTTCCTCGAGCTGATGCCATGTGGACAGGGCAAAACCCCAGCACAGAGCCTATCTCCTCCATCTGCTTCCCCTCcctccagtgctgcagggagcagctggcactCGAAGACAAGGCTCTGTGCATGGCTGTCTTCTTCCTGGCCAGTTTAGAGGATTATCCTTCTCCAGAAATATCTCGGTAGTGCTTGTCAAGCTTTTAGAAGTCCCCCATGGTGAGTACTGGGAAATGGGTTCACACCCTCTAACTCTGCTTAACTGTGCTTTGCTTAGGCACATCAGCCATCACCTCCTGGCAGCACCGTGACAGCCCCAGTACCTCACTGCTGTGCTTAAATCTGAGGGAGAGAGACGtgtgaggggtttttttggggtgctttGCTTCCCCAAATCTGTCTTCAGTTTAGCAGCATGGGGGAAAAGATACCAGGAGCAGTAGGAAAGGAACAAGGCAGCTTCTTGGaagtatttttattgaaaaactTACTATGACACCTCCATAATATTttggtggggggtggggggggggaatCTTGATAACTTTAAGAACAACCCTGTAAGTCATTGTAGGACATGACTGTAAGCAGGGAGACAGCCAAGAAAATCCACAGTGGAGAAACTACTGCAGCAGGCTAGAAGGAtttcagaaatatgaaaattgggacaaaaaaaaatagattaaattgTAGAAAGACTTGGGCTTATGGGTCCTGCTCACTCTGCATGTTGCTGTCCTTTGTTTTAGAAGGTGGACAATAAAAAACCTTTGTTCACACTGGAGTTTTGAGTTCCTCCTTCTGTTCTGTGGAAtctgcaccccaaatcctgcaggcACAACCCCACAGCACACCTTGCCCTGTGCCTCCCAGCTCAGGAGCTTCCCTCAGTGCTCCCAGGAGCTggtttccctctcctgctctgctgtctgGTCTCCTCTGTGCCTTTGCACTGGGAAGACTTGTGGAGATCCCTGAACCCTGCTGAAAACAGCCACATTCTTGGTTGGTTCCCAAAGAAATGCATTAGCCCAACAAGTGAGTACATTGTAAGGTTTGCTTCTGCTCTGAGTCACCCTGTGCTGAAGCTGTGAGCTGCAGTGATCCCTCACGCTGCTCTGGCACACgttctactgaaaaaaaaggataatCTTTCGGGCTAGAGGGTTGTTTcttccccattcccaaacctCTGCACCTTGGAAAGAGCAAGACACTCAGTACAACATTTAAGAATGGCAGTCTGTGGGCACAGTTTGGTAGAGGGttaaaaaaagcagcagtgttTAAACACAGGCTgctcacacagccctgggatACTTCCACAATCACTGTCAGCTCCTCAAGCATGTGGACACACACCTTGAGCATGTCCCAGAGTAGACACAGTCTCACCACAAGAGATCAATACAAACATCCTGCCTAAATCTTCAAGAACTGCCAGGTCTGGTCTTCAAGACTATGCTGGGAAAACAGCATTGAGAGGGTGAAACAAGGATCTGGGAAttatttttggatttttccaTGGACTAGGGAGCACTGGAGCACAGTGTGGGCACTGTGCCTCAGCACATCCTACACATGGTCAACAACCAGTGTAAGTGTCAACAAAGCAGTAGTAAGTGACACAAATGGACTTCTCCGAGCTAAATTCATTATGTAAgccactttttaaattttagtcaGTGGGATTGACTAAAACTAAAGAACAATCCCAGTAAGCAGTTGCTTACTTGCCAAGGAACCATTGAAACAACCCTTGCCTAAGTCCTTCCCCTCACTCCCTGCTCAGCCCTAATCACCTCTGAGATAAGGACATCTATTTAAGCGACTTTGTTTCCCTAGGGAAGAAAacaaggatggagggaggaCTGGAAAGATTTGGTTTGCTGGTGGTGAAAGACAAACAGCAGAACCTGGAAAATGTAAACTGTTATAGTCCTTACACAAAGGATTATTGAAGGGGGGAAGGCACTGCAGCATCACAGTGGGAAAACATTAAGCTTCTCAGTGCATTCAGATAGAAGTAACTGGTTTATATAAAACAGATAAAGGTTTAGACAAAATAGATAAAGCTGTGAAATAAGCCAACATACACACCACTAAAATTTTGccaagaggaaaataattttattccagTGTTAAGTCATAAAACAGTGTGATAAAAATCAGACTTTTAACAATCACTAAACTTTGTGCAAACACATTCAAACCTACACACTCTCCTATTCAGCTGTCGAAATTGCAAGGCAAGAGCAGGTGCGATGGCACAGACATGAATAGAAGGGTCAGAGACCAAGGGCTTAAAGAATGATTACATTAATAAAGGACTCATCTACCCAAGAACAAATACATTTCTCTATTCTGCAATTCAGATTACTTTGATAAGATTTCTTCAGCAACAATTCTTCTCAACCTACAGCAGGAAGCCTGGCAAACCAAAAGAGCAGGAAGATGGTTCCTGCATGAATATTTTGATCTATCTTTCCATTAGCTATCTACCAGCAACAGAATACTGCTGATTAAGTTACACAGTTCATCAATAACTAAAACgtgggaaaaaagacagctcATCTCTAGAATCAGCAATACAGATGTCCCTTCTTAGGAGCTAACTATAGTCTTATTATGCACAGAGACTTCAGGCATATGCAGCACAATAAAAAAACCTTCTTGAATGGACTGTAGTATGAATGAGCCTGATTTGTACACATGTGGGGGAGTTTTTCCCATGCTGTCCCACAAGGTAGGTTTACATCCCATCCATTCCACAGGAAAAGAAGAGGCACTATAGTTTAGCAACTTATTACAGCTGTATCTCAAATATGTCAGGTTCCAATTTCCCATGTCATTTGCTAGCCCCACCTACCCAGAACTGTTCACAGACTTGCATAGATTAAAGATCTTGCGTCAACAGGGTAGAGCCACCAGTTACAAAACTCAGGAGGAATTCCCATCAGCAATCCCTCAGACTCCCACAGAAAAAGAACACCTTAAGGGAAGTGACATGCAAGTAAAAACATggttttaattctgaaaaatgtaTATGGAGCTCCTTAAAATGAGATTTGTGTTGAGGCTGCTGAGGTGAAAGTTGAGGGAGCTGTGGCACGGGCCTTTGTGTCCCTTCATGCCCCAGGCCGAGGCCAaaggcagggagagctgtgacagagctgtgacagagctgtgacagagctgcactgccagccaTGTCAGAGCTCACACATCCCGGAGTTCCTCTCTCAGAAAGGAACCAAACTGAACCCCGGGAGTGCTCCCCCCATtccctgggacacagcagctggagctgttctCTGGCCAAGGACAGCGCTGGGCACCCAGAGCTTTGCAAAGCACCCATGCAGGAACACCCTTGTCCCCACCTCTGCACAGCTGCTGAAATCCAGAATAAAATGATGCGCAACAGAACAAGCTCATGAAAGTTTACAGaacttaaatatttatttttaaaccattttaaaccccccaaaacattGAAATAAGCTTCATCTATAAACAGATTTACAAGACTAACAACTACAGAAGCTAGAAGAGCACTACAATTTGTTTCTGTGATGCAGTTATTTTGTAAAGCTTCAGATCAACTGTATTTACAACTTTTGCTGCTTttacatttataaaaatatttatttaatccaTAACATTATTGTTTTCAAAAACTATTTCCAGACTTTTTCTCAGATATAAATTCTAATTGAATTTCAGTTATATAGCAGATGAAAGTtttaaacagaaacatttttttttaaaattaaaacaaggagttaaaagtaattttttttacagtgtaGGCACCATTGAAAATAATTGTCCTTGGCATATCTAACCACCATCTCTCACAAGTGTCCTTTATATAAAAACGATGTAATGGCAACATTTGACGAAAAATGCAGTATTTACTTGCACACCATTACTTTTTCAATATTTGGCAGATATATTTCAGATTCTTTAAAATGACTTTTGTGCAAAAACAAAATGTGCAGGTCTGAACCATAAAATAAACACACCCAGCCtttatcaaaaataaatttacacCAACAGTTCCACAGCTAAGTACTGAAAAACAATCCCAGTTCAAAACTTCAGCATAATATACATACTGGgttgaaaaagggaaaaaaccaaatcaaaacaaaacaacagaagAGATTACCCATCTAGCAGTACCATAAATATATAACTGAAAGCAACTTTATAGTCTTACCtactttttatgaaaaaaatcactCCGTACTGCACAGTACTACCTTTTCGTGAAAGAATATCTATAACTCAGTTATTTGCATATTAACTggtaaatacatatttaaaatacactttcagaaaattataaacaaattATGTTGATGTACTgtatttaatgtatttcagaacaaaaatgtgtataaatatCTTACAGGAGAAACAACACCACCACACAGAACGCTGGTGTTACACCGATACCTGCGTGTGAGGTATGTAACATGCGACGCTCGGCTTCTCTGGCTCCCTTCCACCCAGGCATGTAtactcagaggaaaaaaaattaaattaagttaAAACTGGACTTCAGGTTTTGTCCATTATTGCCGAAAGCCCCACCCCCTCAACTGTATTGCTCTAAATTTTCCTACCATGATGATATAAGATTGAGTTACTACTTCAAAACCTGTTCTAAAAGGTAATACACAGACTGTACATCAGGATAGACCTGCTGCTACATATCACCTGCA belongs to Lonchura striata isolate bLonStr1 chromosome 14, bLonStr1.mat, whole genome shotgun sequence and includes:
- the FRMD7 gene encoding FERM domain-containing protein 7, which produces MLHLKVQFLDDSQKIFVVDQKSCGKGLFNLTCSHLNLVEKEYFGLEFHSQAGNQVWLEPLKPITKQVKNPKEVLFKFMVKFFPVDPGHLREELTRYLFTLQIKKDLAQGRLPCSDKSAALLVSHLLQSELGDFHEETDQQHLATHRYLPNQEYLDNKILHYHRRHRGKTPAESDAQLLDVARRLEMYGIRPHPASDGEGTQINLAVTHMGVLVLRGNTKINTFNWSKIRKLSFKRKHFLIKLHANISALCKDTLEFTMASRDTCKAFWKTCVEYHAFFRLSEEPKSKPKALLCSKGSSFRYSGRTQRQLLEHGRKAKMKSLPFERKHYTSRYDERQCRSSPDLLTDVSKQVEELRLAYGSRGSYHANGVHGSEPTLDSRRRSSTVEVTFAAELERSKPEASPTFLPHSKSSSAFPLLYAELEMERAWEPIDLFGARNPLTSFRPHQFAGNSKSTSVGNMREVSARQLVYMDVPCPLPVVAPAPPVLCLDRALQSPCPALALGEDTAGAAGASGPVAAKPPRQSPSGTRAGQFHGEAAGTAMGMSVAGENRSLARSFDYGLQEQPPKRSWSQSDMKTIRFPYGSEFRPLGPCPALSSRKGGVFWHVPAQRGLAPGPRRSTERYLGSSTESSDSDSDLLAADYCSLYGRVLRSPMARVRLSSGSLQLDEEDEEVSFATSAAEERISRGASKYFT